From the Maniola jurtina chromosome Z, ilManJurt1.1, whole genome shotgun sequence genome, one window contains:
- the LOC123880660 gene encoding surfeit locus protein 1 encodes MLMLRNFSKVIKDLGLYKKSKHVIFNVVRTNKSFSGSIKIPKSKDREPGEVIKWVLLMIPVTSFGLGCWQVYRLQWKLELIEILQAKSNAPPVVMPEDFEKLESMEYRPIKVKGEFLHDKEILIGPRALIENDVILPRTGSLMSDPKKNQGWLVITPFKLSDSGKVILVNRGWIPQSMRPKEKRQPSLITGEVELTGILRLTEARSPFMPKNNPEKGSWMYRDLDQMSAYLGSEPIWLDAKGIPDPPAGWPLPNQTRVTMRNEHVSYLVTWYLLSAFTGTMWHRYFIRKLPLL; translated from the exons atgttaatgttgCGGAATTTCTCAAAAGTAATAAAAGATTTAGGCTTGTATAAAAAATCGAAACATGTAATTTTTAACGTTGTGCGCACTAATAAATCGTTTAGCGGCTCAATAAAAATACCAAAATCAAAGGATAGGGAGCCAGGCGAAGTAATAAAATGGGTGTTATTG ATGATTCCTGTAACATCATTTGGTTTGGGCTGTTGGCAAGTTTACAGACTGCAGTGGAAACTGGAGTTGATAGAAATTCTGCAAGCAAAATCTAACGCTCCACCTGTTGTGATGCCAGAAGA TTTTGAAAAACTTGAGAGTATGGAATACAGGCCCATCAAAGTGAAAGGCGAGTTCCTTCATGACAAAGAAATTCTGATTGGACCCAGAGCTCTTATTGAAAATGATGTTATTCTGCCGCGAACTGGTTCCCTTATGTCAGACCCTAAGAAGAATCAGGGTTGGCTGGTCATCACTCCTTTTAAGTTATCTGATAGTGG GAAAGTTATATTAGTAAACAGAGGCTGGATACCACAGAGTATGCGTCCTAAAGAGAAACGACAGCCTTCTCTGATTACTGGTGAAGTAGAGCTGACAGGGATACTGCGTCTCACTGAAGCTAGGAGTCCGTTCATGCCGAAAAATAACCCTGAAAAAGGATCTTGGATGTacag GGATTTGGATCAAATGAGTGCTTATCTTGGCTCCGAACCCATCTGGTTGGATGCAAAGGGAATCCCTGATCCGCCCGCTGGTTGGCCATTGCCGAATCAGACCAGAGTGACTATGAGGAATGAACATGTATCTTACCTTGTAACATGGTATTTGCTGTCCGCTTTCACTGGAACAATGTGGCATCGATATTTTATCAGGAAACTACCACTGTTATAA
- the LOC123880655 gene encoding uncharacterized protein LOC123880655, producing the protein MAANTPWWIQMENVAVLLERQPTFIISQAVFLAAGIITLRHAFQKGGRWPYFWLGTVLHGLYAYNFWHFVLPEYDNFWHSQTPIMFLGGRLPLHIICLYPAFIYQAAFAVSRLDLPAYAEPFAVGLLTVLIDIPYDIVAVKFVHWTWHDTDPNIFDRHYWVPWNSYYFHASFTASFVYFFNASRTWFKPRFPQRQSPLVPVEWMSLMIATVFGMPGGVMLFVPIYHILHDALEIHAEVTFFLLFSIFAAFTMYGILSERDECTKKLTTLDYVLIIQLAVHYLIYWIFVVFFDPAKEISVGLHEPVGPCNETIPLITPFGKTLYKRKYFCPHDYDEGYFDFHCANKPFNDDIWYTICGTPFHNRAEYIAVLTSILIVAAGVFRGIYFAIPIPKPVARKLKYK; encoded by the exons ATGGCGGCAAACACACCT tGGTGGATACAAATGGAAAATGTTGCAGTGCTGTTGGAAAGACAGCCAACATTTATCATTTCTCAGGCGGTGTTCCTAGCAGCTGGGATCATAACACTTCGGCACG CATTCCAAAAAGGTGGCCGCTGGCCGTACTTCTGGCTGGGAACAGTACTGCACGGTCTGTACGCATATAACTTCTGGCACTTTGTATTGCCAGAATACGACAATTTCTGGCACTCGCAAACGCCGATAATGTTTTTGGGCGGACGACTACCCCTGCACATTATATGTCTAT ATCCCGCGTTTATTTACCAGGCCGCTTTCGCAGTCAGCAGGTTAGATTTGCCGGCATACGCTGAACCGTTCGCGGTGGGTCTACTAACCGTGCTCATCGACATACCATATGACATCGTAGCCGTCAAGTTCGTGCATTGGACCTGGCATGACACCGATCCTAATATCTTTGACCGACACTACTGGGTGCCGTGGAACTCGTATTACTTCCATGCATCTTTCACTGCAAGTTTTGTCTACTTTTTCAACGCGAGTAGAACATGGTTTAAGCCTCGTTTTCCTCAGAGGCAATCTCCTTT ggtacctGTGGAGTGGATGTCTTTGATGATTGCGACGGTGTTCGGCATGCCGGGTGGCGTTATGCTCTTCGTTCCaatttatcatattttacaCGACGCGCTCGAGATTCACGCTGAAGTAACGTTTTTCCTGCTGTTTTCAATTTTCGCTGCTTTCACCATGTACGGTATTCTCTCGGAACGTGATGAATGTACTAAAAA GCTTACAACCCTCGACTACGTACTGATTATACAGCTGGCAGTTCATTATTTAATCTACTGGATATTTGTGGTGTTTTTCGACCCGGCAAAGGAAATCTCGGTGGGTCTACACGAACCCGTTGGACCATGCAATGAAACAATCCCTCTCATAACGCCCTTCGGAAAG ACACTCTACAAAAGGAAATATTTCTGCCCTCATGACTATGACGAAGGATATTTCGACTTTCATTGCGCCAATAAACCATTTAATGATGACATTTGGTATACGATTTGCGGTACTCCGTTCCA TAACCGGGCGGAGTACATTGCGGTGTTAACAAGCATTCTCATCGTAGCAGCGGGAGTTTTTCGCGGCATCTATTTTGCGATCCCAATTCCAAAGCCAGTTGctcgaaaattgaaatataaatag